A genomic window from Vigna radiata var. radiata cultivar VC1973A unplaced genomic scaffold, Vradiata_ver6 scaffold_360, whole genome shotgun sequence includes:
- the LOC106779595 gene encoding vestitone reductase, with translation MAETKGTVCVTGGTGFIGSWIIKSLLEHGYSVNTTIRSDPGRKRDVSFLTNLPGASEKLRFFNADLSDPESFGPAVEGCVGIFHTATPIDFAVNEPEEVVTKRAIEGALGILKAAVKAKSVKRVVYTSSASTVSFTGSEPQDVVDESAWSDVDLLRKLKPFSWSYTISKVLTEKAVFEFGEQNGLEVVSLVPPFVVGRFICPKLPDSVERALLLLFGKKEEIGVIRYHMVHVDDLARAHIFLLEHPNPKGRYNCSPFIVPIEEIAEIISTKYPEFQIPSVEEAKEIKGAKLPHLDSQKLVDAGFEFKYSVEDIFTDAIECCKQNGYL, from the exons ATGGCAGAGACAAAAGGCACAGTTTGTGTCACTGGAGGCACAGGCTTCATTGGTTCATGGATCATCAAGTCACTCCTTGAACATGGATATTCTGTTAATACAACTATTAGATCTGACCCAG GACGCAAGAGGGATGTTAGCTTTCTCACAAATCTACCTGGTGCATCAGAAAAGCTACGTTTTTTCAACGCTGATCTAAGTGACCCAGAGAGTTTTGGTCCAGCAGTAGAAGGGTGTGTAGGGATTTTTCACACTGCCACACCGATTGATTTTGCAGTGAACGAGCCAGAAGAAGTTGTGACCAAAAGGGCCATTGAGGGAGCACTGGGAATACTGAAAGCAGCTGTGAAAGCAAAGTCAGTGAAGAGGGTTGTCTACACTTCTAGTGCTTCTACTGTTTCCTTCACTGGCTCAGAGCCACAAGATGTGGTTGATGAAAGTGCTTGGAGTGATGTTGATTTGCTCAGGAAGTTGAAGCCTTTCAGTTGGTCATATACAATTTCAAAGGTGTTGACAGAAAAGGCAGTGTTTGAGTTTGGAGAACAGAATGGATTGGAAGTTGTGAGTCTTGTGcctccctttgttgttggacGTTTCATCTGTCCCAAGCTTCCTGACTCTGTTGAAAGAGCACTGCTTTTGTTGTTTG gcaaaaaggaagaaattggaGTGATTCGTTACCATATGGTTCATGTGGATGATTTGGCTAGAGCACATATCTTTCTGCTAGAGCATCCTAATCCCAAAGGGAGATATAACTGTTCACCCTTCATTGTACCCATTGAAGAGATTGCTGAAATTATTTCAACCAAATACCCAGAATTTCAAATACCATCTGTAGA AGAGGCGAAGGAAATAAAAGGTGCCAAGTTGCCACATTTAGACTCCCAGAAACTGGTGGATGCTGGCTTTGAGTTCAAGTATAGTGTGGAGGACATTTTTACTGATGCAATTGAATGCTGCAAGCAAAATGGTTATCTTTAA